From the genome of Aquila chrysaetos chrysaetos chromosome 12, bAquChr1.4, whole genome shotgun sequence, one region includes:
- the SEMA6B gene encoding LOW QUALITY PROTEIN: semaphorin-6B (The sequence of the model RefSeq protein was modified relative to this genomic sequence to represent the inferred CDS: deleted 1 base in 1 codon), whose protein sequence is MSLCRVPPPATSPSHGVMFAGACPPPRVLGAGSRCGGCPPTPGDTMGPPPRVPLVLLLLLAAERTAHGTFPEEPGPIAVAPEDYVKHYAVFVGHGTSRPAGPEGGGTQRLNIQRILKVNRTLFIGDRDNVYRVSLEPTGAGEMRYHRKLTWRSNQHDISICRMKGKQEAECRNFVKVLLVRNESLLFVCGTNAFNPVCANYSMDTLEPIGDNISGMARCPYDPKHANVALFTGGMLFTATVTDFLAIDAVIYRSLGDSPTLRTVKHDSKWFKEPYFVHAVEWRSHVYFFFREIAMEFNYLEKVVVSRVARVCKNDMGGSQRVLEKQWTSFLKARLNCSVPGDSHFYFNVIQAVTDILELDGRPVVLAVFSTPANSIPGSAVCAFDMTQVAAVFEGRFREQKSPESIWTPVPEDMVPKPRPGCCASPGMRYNSSSTFPDEILNFVKTHPLMDEAVPSLGNVPWILRTMSRYQLRKIVVDNAAGPWGNHTVVFLGSSTGTVLKFLIQPNASTSPVPTAPGSQSVFLEEFETYHPGRCGRDTEDERRLLGLELDKVAAGSLLLAFPPCVARVPVARCQQHSGCMKNCLGSRDPYCGWTPEGSCIFLEPSPRVAFEQDIAGGSTSHLGECEGLVTESFVDEPDGLVSVNLLVISSVAAFVIGAVISGFSVCWFIGHRDRKELARRKDKETILAHSESVVSVSRLGERRARGGQPGALLAPLMPNGWPKELGKVTQHDLDSGVLPTPEQTPLQQKRCPGALQNCTWEQSHNIINAALRDPGGSGTTAAGAGRLHAGSGRPARGIPLSCHAILVDQELEAELSDSSGDGHWGRDTQEGPRTRQHPPAGTRRPPRSSYGDFAGTPHPSPDRRRVVSAPGGEGRELTEGPTWHPEQLNFNANNGTGRPGAHLKRNHTFNSGEAPAGGYGRHGTAPRAPGTGPPRALTDLHHLLRYGMERTPSGK, encoded by the exons GTGTGGTGGGTGCCCACCCACGCCGGGGGACACCATGGGGCCACCCCCCCGCGTCCCCCTcgtcctgctgctcctgctcgcGGCGGAGAGGACGGCCCATGGCACCTTCCCCGAGGAGCCTGGTCCCATCGCCGTGGCCCCCGAGGACT aTGTGAAGCACTACGCCGTCTTCGTGGGCCACGGGACGAGCCGCCCGGCCGGCCCTGAGGGTGGGGGGACCCAGCGCCTCAACATCCAGCGCATCCTCAAGGTCAACCGGACGCTCTTCATCGGAGACAG ggacaaCGTCTACCGCGTGAGCCTGGAGCCCACCGGTGCCGGTGAGATGCGCTACCACCGG aagcTGACGTGGCGCTCGAACCAGCACGACATCAGCATCTGCCGGATGAAGGGGAAACAAGAG GCAGAGTGCCGAAACTTCGTCAAGGTGCTGCTGGTGCGGAACGAGAGCCTGCTCTTCGTCTGCGGCACCAACGCCTTCAACCCCGTCTGTGCCAACTACAGC ATGGACACGCTGGAACCCATCGGGGACAACATCAGCGGCATGGCCCGGTGTCCCTACGACCCCAAGCACGCCAACGTGGCCCTCTTCACAG GGGGGATGCTCTTCACCGCCACGGTGACGGATTTCTTGGCCATCGATGCCGTCATCTACCGCAGCCTGGGGGACAGCCCGACCCTCCGCACCGTCAAACACGACTCCAAATGGTTCAAAG AGCCCTACTTTGTGCACGCCGTGGAATGGAGGAGCCACGTCTACTTCTTCTTCCGGGAGATCGCCATGGAGTTCAACTACCTTGAGAAG GTGGTGGTGTCCCGGGTGGCCCGGGTGTGCAAGAACGACATGGGGGGTTCGCAGCGGGTGCTGGAGAAGCAGTGGACCTCCTTCCTCAAGGCCCGGCTCAACTGCTCCGTGCCAGGCGACTCACATTTCTACTTCAACGTCATCCAAGCCGTGACGGACATCCTGGAACTGGACGGGCGCCCCGTGGTGCTGGCCGTCTTCTCCACGCCTGCCAACAG CATCCCCGGCTCGGCCGTCTGCGCCTTCGACATGACCCAAGTGGCTGCCGTCTTCGAGGGACGTTTCCGGGAGCAGAAATCGCCCGAGTCCATCTGGACGCCCGTGCCCGAGGACATGGTGCCGAAGCCTCG GCCCGGGTGCTGCGCGTCCCCGGGGATGCGCTACAACTCCTCCAGCACCTTCCCCGACGAGATCCTCAACTTCGTCAAGACGCACCCGCTGATGGACGAGGCGGTGCCGTCCCTGGGCAACGTGCCTTGGATCCTCCGCACCATGAGCCG GTACCAGCTCCGCAAGATCGTGGTGGACAACGCAGCGGGGCCGTGGGGCAACCACACCGTGGTCTTCCTCGGCTCCAGCACGGGCACCGTCCTCAAGTTCCTCATCCAGCCCAACGCCAGCACCAGCCCCGTGCCCACCGCCCCTGGCAGCCAGAGCGTCTTCCTGGAGGAATTTGAGACCTACCACCCcgggag GTGTGGTCGGGACACAGAGGACGAGCGGCGGctcctggggctggagctggacaAGGTGGCGGCGGggtccctgctgctggcctTCCCCCCGTGCGTGGCCAGGGTGCCGGTGGCTCGCTGCCAGCAGCACTCGGGCTGCATGAA GAACTGCCTCGGGAGCCGGGACCCGTACTGCGGCTGGACGCCCGAGGGATCCTGCATCTTCCTGGAGCCCAGCCCCAG GGTGGCCTTCGAGCAGGACATCGCCGGCGGCAGCACGTCCCACCTGGGCGAATGCGAGG GGCTGGTGACGGAGAGCTTCGTGGATGAGCCGGACGGACTGGTATCGGTGAACCTGTTGGTGATCTCCTCCGTAGCCGCCTTCGTCATCGGCGCCGTCATCTCCGGCTTCAGCGTCTGCTGGTTCATCGGCCACCGGGACCGCAAGGAGCTGGCGCGTCGCAAGGACAAGGAGACCATCCTGGCGCACAGCGAGTCGGTGGTGAGCGTCAGCCGGCTGGGCGAGCGGCGGGCGCGCGGCGGGCAACCCGGCGCCTTGCTGGCCCCGCTCATGCCCAACGGTTGGCCCAAGGAGTTGGGGAAGGTCACCCAACACGACTTGGATTCGGGGGTCCtgcccacgccggagcagacCCCGTTGCAGCAGAAACGCTGCCCCGGCGCCCTCCAAAACTGCACCTGGGAGCAGAGTCATAACATCATCAACGCCGCTTTGCGGGACCCCGGCGGATCCGGCACTACCGCCGCCGGCGCCGGTCGGCTGCACGCCGGCTCCGGCCGCCCGGCTCGCGGTATCCCTCTCTCCTGCCACGCCATCCTGGTGGATCAGGAGCTGGAGGCCGAACTCAGCGACTCCTCGGGGGACGGGCATTGGGGTCGGGACACCCAGGAGGGTCCCCGCACCCGTCAACACCCACCCGCCGGcacccgccgcccgccccgcagcTCCTACGGTGACTTCGCCGGCACGCCGCACCCCAGCCCCGATCGCCGACGGGTGGTTTCGGCacccggcggggaggggagagag ctTACCGAGGGGCCGACCTGGCACCCCGAGCAGCTGAACTTCAACGCCAACAATGGCACGGGCCGCCCCGGCGCCCACCTCAAGAGGAACCACACGTTCAACAGCGGCGAGGCGCCGGCGGGCGGTTACGGGCGACACGGCACGGCACCGCGGGCACCCGGCACCGGGCCCCCACGGGCGCTGACGGACCTCCACCACCTCCTGCGCTACGGCATGGAGCGGACTCCCTCGGGAAAATAG
- the LRG1 gene encoding LOW QUALITY PROTEIN: leucine-rich alpha-2-glycoprotein (The sequence of the model RefSeq protein was modified relative to this genomic sequence to represent the inferred CDS: deleted 1 base in 1 codon) — protein MMPAGRIPPPLLLALLPLGLAVPCSPQPNVTRFVCTEPTLSAFPAGLPPATVAVSVEFTALAVLLPAALAGLPQLQELHLSSNRLAALPEALLRPVPTLRVLDLTDNLLADLPAGIFAGTGDLRHLVLRGNRLRALQPAWFRHLPRLLWLDLAANALAELPPEVFRPLRSLRSLDLSRNRLASLAPDALAGLRALERLDLEGNRLGALPPAAFAPAPALRLLFLQDNELRELPAGIFVPLRRLRVLDLARNRLRTLELPPRPPGSALDLDISGNPWVCECPLLALLRRAAPRLTAARDTLCASPAPRRGREVAAVSRVGDAGCEPEGDGQRLPDPWARGSASPEVPGYVTSLPAALSPAEVSSPGETEAERDGGAAVPIPTAPVPIP, from the exons ATGATGCCAGCGGGCCGGATCCCgccacctctgctgctggcGCTGCTACCGCTCGGCCTCGCCGTGCCGTGCTCCCCCCAACCCAACGTCACCCGTTTCGTCTGCACGGAGCCCACCCTGAGCGCCTTCCCCGCCGGGCTGCCCCCCGCCACCGTGGCCGTCTCGGTGGAGTTCACGGCGCTGGCCgtcctcctccccgccgccctggccgggctgccccagctgcaggagctcCATCTTTCCTCCAACCGCCTCGCCGCCCTCCCCGAAGCCCTCCTGCGCCCCGTGCCCACCCTGCGCGTCCTCGACCTGACGGATAACCTCCTCGCCGATCTCCCCGCCGGCATCTTCGCCGGCACCGGCGACCTCCGGCACTTGGTGCTGCGGGGGAACCGGTTGCGGGCGTTGCAACCCGCCTGGTTCCGGCACCTTCCCCGGCTGCTGTGGCTCGACCTGGCTGCCAACGCCTTGGCGGAGTTGCCGCCGGAGGTTTTCCGCCCTCTCCGTTCCCTCCGTAGCCTGGATCTGTCCCGCAACCGGCTGGCATCCCTGGCACCGGACGCGCTGGCGGGGCTGCGGGCGCTGGAGCGGCTCGACCTGGAGGGGAACCGGTTGGGcgcgctgccgcccgccgccttcgcgcccgcg cccgcccttcgcctcctcttcctccaggaTAACGAGCTGCGGGAGCTGCCCGCCGGCATCTTCGTCCCCCTGCGTCGCCTTCGCGTCCTCGACCTGGCGCGTAACCGCCTGCGGACGCTGGAGCTGCCCCCGCGACCCCCCGGCTCCGCGTTGGACCTCGACATCTCGGGCAACCCCTGGGTCTGCGAGTGCCCGCTGCTGGCGCTGCtgcggcgggcggccccgcggctCACGGCCGCCCGCGACACCCTCTGCgccagccccgcgccccgccggggACGGGAGGTGGCCGCCGTCAGCCGGGTTGGGGACGCGGGCTGTGAGCCCGAGGGGGACGGGCAACGCCTGCCAGACCCCTGGGCGAGGGGCTCGGCGTCACCGGAGGTGCCCGGGTACGTCACCTCCCTCCCTGCCGCTCTGTCCCCAGCGGAGGTGAGCTCtcctggggaaactgaggcagagagagacGGGGGCGCGGCCGTCCCCATCCCGACGGCCCCCGTCCCCATCCCGTGA
- the LOC115349299 gene encoding perilipin-3-like: MSAENSVPAEDGQEMKSMVSRVASLALVSCACGAVSTAYASTKESHPYVKSVCDVAEKGVKTLTAAAVSGAQPILTKLEPQISTANEYACKGLDKLEEKLPILQQPPEKVVAGTRELVSSTVSGAVGLARGAVQGGVERTRSALGTGVSTVVGSRVGRLLATGVDTVLGKSEELVERYLPGTDEELAATAAGAEAATPERQRRWQSYFVRVGSLSAKLRHRALRRSLGELQRARHSAQQVLAQLHHIIELIEHGRQGMDGSLYGARQHLHRMWLEWSHQDAVPTEESEVEARTLTMLRGLLRQLHAACTRLAAGAWGLPSSVQETVGHVRHGVEGVQASLSHAHSFHDLSGLVLAQSRETVMRAQLSIDELLEYVGQHAPLPWLVGPFAPALVEYPEDVPIEMAKWEGCITVGDTHQVPAPPRLCSQR; the protein is encoded by the exons ATGTCGGCCGAAAACTCCGTGCCGGCAGAGGATGGGCAGGAGATGAAG AGCATGGTAAGCCGGGTGGCCAGCCTGGCCCTGGTGAGCTGTGCCTGCGGTGCCGTCTCCACGGCGTACGCCTCCACCAAGGAGAGCCACCCCTACGTCAAGTCCGTCTGCGACGTCGCCGAAAAGGGGGTGAAGACGCTGACGGCGGCGGCGGTCAGCGGGGCCCAGCCCATCCTCACCAAGCTGGAGCCGCAGA TTTCCACCGCCAACGAATACGCCTGCAAAGGGCTGGATAAGCTGGAGGAGAAACTGCccatcctgcagcagcccccGGAGAAG GTGGTGGCAGGGACCAGGGAGCTGGTGTCGTCCACCGTGAGCGGCGCGGTGGGCCTGGCCCGCGGCGCGGTGCAGGGCGGCGTGGAGAGGACGCGCTCGGCGCTGGGCACCGGCGTCAGCACCGTGGTGGGCTCCCGCGTGGGCCGGCTGCTGGCCACGGGGGTGGACACGGTACTGGGAAAATCGGAGGAGCTGGTGGAACGATACTTGCCTGGGACGGACGAGGAGCTGG CGGCAACGGCGGCAGGCGCGGAGGCGGCCACGCCGGAGCGGCAGAGGCGGTGGCAGAGCTACTTCGTCCGCGTGGGCTCGCTCTCGGCCAAGCTGCGGCACCGAGCCCTGCGGCGCTCGCTGGGTGAGCTGCAGCGGGCACGGCACAGCGCCCAGCAGGTCCTGGCCCAGCTGCACCACATCATCGAGCTG ATCGAGCACGGGCGGCAGGGAATGGACGGGTCCCTGTACGGTGCCCGCCAGCACCTCCACCGCATGTGGCTGGAGTGGAGCCACCAGGATGCCGTGCCCACGGAGGAGAGCGAG GTTGAGGCACGGACGCTGACCATGCTGCGTGGGCTCCTGCGCCAGCTCCACGCCGCTTGCACCCGCCTGGCCGCCGGCGCCTGGGGTTTACCCAGCAGCGTGCAGGAGACGGTGGGACACGTCCGGCACGGCGTGGAAGGCGTGCAGGCTTCCCTCTCCCACGCCCATTCCTTCCACGACCTTTCGGGTTTGGTGCTGGCGCAGAGCCGGGAGACGGTGATGCGGGCGCAATTGAGCATCGACGAGCTGCTGGAGTACGTGGGGCAGCACGCGCCCCTGCCGTGGCTGGTGGGACCCTTCGCCCCGGCGCTGGTGGAGTATCCGGAGGATGTCCCCATTGAGATGGCCAAGTGGGAGGGTTGTATCACCGTGGGGGACACGCACCAGGTGCCCGCTCCGCCGCGGCTCTGCAGCCAGCGCTGA
- the LOC115349298 gene encoding perilipin-3-like isoform X1 encodes MATSEPGTAQPKAEEQQQPQSIGTRVANLPLVSSAYGMVSTAYASTKESHPYVKSVCDVAEKGVKTLTAAAVSGAQPILTKLEPQISTANEYACKGLDKLEEKLPILQQPPEKLISDTKQLVTSTVTGAKDVLTSTVAGAKDAVTSRVTGVMDMTKGAVQGSVELTKSAVSSGVSTVMGSTVGQMVVSGMGSVLEKSEELVDHYLPMTDEELAKLATAVEGFETEQQKQQQSYFVRLGSLSTKLRHRALQHSLGKLQSARRSSQDLLAQLQRTLDLVEHLKQGMDQKLQGGQEKLQQMWLEWSKKQPGGGKDLVPPEQVESGTLVLLQGLTQQLQSSCQPLVSSLQGLPASIQDTAGQVRQNVEELRAALASAASLQDVSGSVLARARAHAAKARQLMDELVEHVAHNTPLTWLVGPFAPSGQHLVDLEMK; translated from the exons ATGGCCACCAGTGAGCCCGGGACGGCGCAGCCCAAGgcggaggagcagcagcag CCCCAGAGCATCGGGACGCGGGTGGCCAACCTGCCCCTGGTGAGCTCTGCCTACGGCATGGTCTCCACGGCGTACGCCTCCACCAAGGAGAGCCACCCCTACGTCAAGTCCGTCTGCGACGTCGCCGAAAAGGGGGTGAAGACGCTGACGGCGGCGGCGGTCAGCGGGGCCCAGCCCATCCTCACCAAGCTGGAGCCGCAGA TTTCCACCGCCAACGAATACGCCTGCAAAGGGCTGGATAAGCTGGAGGAGAAGCTCCccatcctgcagcagcccccGGAGAAG CTCATCTCGGACACCAAGCAGCTTGTGACCTCCACGGTGACGGGGGCCAAGGATGTCCTGACCAGCACCGTGGCTGGTGCCAAGGACGCGGTGACCAGCCGGGTGACGGGCGTGATGGACATGACCAAAGGAGCCGTGCAGGGCAGCGTGGAGCTGACCAAGTCGGCGGTGAGCAGTGGTGTCAGCACCGTCATGGGCTCGACCGTGGGCCAGATGGTGGTGAGCGGGATGGGCTCCGTGCTGGAGAAGTCGGAGGAGCTGGTGGACCATTACCTGCCCATGACGGATGAGGAGCTGG CCAAACTGGCCACGGCCGTGGAGGGCTTCGAAAcggagcagcagaagcagcagcagagctacTTTGTGCGCCTGGGCTCCCTCTCGACCAAGCTGCGGCACCGAGCCCTCCAGCACTCGCTGGGCAAGCTGCAGAGCGCCCGCCGCAGCAGCCAGGACCTGCTGGCCCAGCTCCAGCGCACCCTCGACCTG GTGGAGCACCTCAAGCAGGGCATGGACCAGAagctgcagggagggcaggagaagctgcagcagaTGTGGCTGGAGTGGAGCAAGAAGCAACCGGGTGGTGGCAAAGACCTGGTGCCACCAGAG CAGGTGGAGTCGGGCACGCTGGTCCTGCTGCAGGGCTTGACGCAGCAGCTCCAAAGCTCCTGCCAGCCCTTGGTGTCCAGCCTCCAGGGTCTCCCCGCCAGCATCCAGGACACGGCGGGGCAGGTCCGGCAAAACGTGGAGGAGCTACGGGCAGCCCTCGCCTCCGCCGCCTCCCTGCAGGATGTGTCGGGCAGCGTGCTGGCCCGAGCCCGTGCCCACGCCGCCAAAGCTCGCCAGCTGATGGACGAGCTGGTGGAGCACGTCGCCCACAACACCCCCCTGACCTGGCTGGTGGGACCCTTTGCCCCTTCAGGCCAGCACCTGGTGGACCTGGAGATGAAATAG
- the LOC115349298 gene encoding perilipin-3-like isoform X2 — protein sequence MATSEPGTAQPKAEEQQQSIGTRVANLPLVSSAYGMVSTAYASTKESHPYVKSVCDVAEKGVKTLTAAAVSGAQPILTKLEPQISTANEYACKGLDKLEEKLPILQQPPEKLISDTKQLVTSTVTGAKDVLTSTVAGAKDAVTSRVTGVMDMTKGAVQGSVELTKSAVSSGVSTVMGSTVGQMVVSGMGSVLEKSEELVDHYLPMTDEELAKLATAVEGFETEQQKQQQSYFVRLGSLSTKLRHRALQHSLGKLQSARRSSQDLLAQLQRTLDLVEHLKQGMDQKLQGGQEKLQQMWLEWSKKQPGGGKDLVPPEQVESGTLVLLQGLTQQLQSSCQPLVSSLQGLPASIQDTAGQVRQNVEELRAALASAASLQDVSGSVLARARAHAAKARQLMDELVEHVAHNTPLTWLVGPFAPSGQHLVDLEMK from the exons ATGGCCACCAGTGAGCCCGGGACGGCGCAGCCCAAGgcggaggagcagcagcag AGCATCGGGACGCGGGTGGCCAACCTGCCCCTGGTGAGCTCTGCCTACGGCATGGTCTCCACGGCGTACGCCTCCACCAAGGAGAGCCACCCCTACGTCAAGTCCGTCTGCGACGTCGCCGAAAAGGGGGTGAAGACGCTGACGGCGGCGGCGGTCAGCGGGGCCCAGCCCATCCTCACCAAGCTGGAGCCGCAGA TTTCCACCGCCAACGAATACGCCTGCAAAGGGCTGGATAAGCTGGAGGAGAAGCTCCccatcctgcagcagcccccGGAGAAG CTCATCTCGGACACCAAGCAGCTTGTGACCTCCACGGTGACGGGGGCCAAGGATGTCCTGACCAGCACCGTGGCTGGTGCCAAGGACGCGGTGACCAGCCGGGTGACGGGCGTGATGGACATGACCAAAGGAGCCGTGCAGGGCAGCGTGGAGCTGACCAAGTCGGCGGTGAGCAGTGGTGTCAGCACCGTCATGGGCTCGACCGTGGGCCAGATGGTGGTGAGCGGGATGGGCTCCGTGCTGGAGAAGTCGGAGGAGCTGGTGGACCATTACCTGCCCATGACGGATGAGGAGCTGG CCAAACTGGCCACGGCCGTGGAGGGCTTCGAAAcggagcagcagaagcagcagcagagctacTTTGTGCGCCTGGGCTCCCTCTCGACCAAGCTGCGGCACCGAGCCCTCCAGCACTCGCTGGGCAAGCTGCAGAGCGCCCGCCGCAGCAGCCAGGACCTGCTGGCCCAGCTCCAGCGCACCCTCGACCTG GTGGAGCACCTCAAGCAGGGCATGGACCAGAagctgcagggagggcaggagaagctgcagcagaTGTGGCTGGAGTGGAGCAAGAAGCAACCGGGTGGTGGCAAAGACCTGGTGCCACCAGAG CAGGTGGAGTCGGGCACGCTGGTCCTGCTGCAGGGCTTGACGCAGCAGCTCCAAAGCTCCTGCCAGCCCTTGGTGTCCAGCCTCCAGGGTCTCCCCGCCAGCATCCAGGACACGGCGGGGCAGGTCCGGCAAAACGTGGAGGAGCTACGGGCAGCCCTCGCCTCCGCCGCCTCCCTGCAGGATGTGTCGGGCAGCGTGCTGGCCCGAGCCCGTGCCCACGCCGCCAAAGCTCGCCAGCTGATGGACGAGCTGGTGGAGCACGTCGCCCACAACACCCCCCTGACCTGGCTGGTGGGACCCTTTGCCCCTTCAGGCCAGCACCTGGTGGACCTGGAGATGAAATAG
- the LOC115349035 gene encoding uncharacterized protein LOC115349035: protein MQLGVPEDTSSSIPSVVGTILRALLGTTVARLFLHSTERVLDMSQRWLNRYQPPGERQAGDEAAAGLNLVSAGILRHSRLLPLGSLSSDARSRAVALVQQLRQKQLDAPHRRAQLRHILDVLEAMQQSSEHNSQETRLCGNQARAHPYPPPASPGTRATPAEGCRTPATLPGQALAVGRMLAQELRDAWVQLRAQVGQLPALLQQAAWRARRGVAELHGAFSRAESLWELLGTVVARGRDVVARVWEALAAVPWLEDVAEAAGTAVPRTAPPHPQT, encoded by the exons ATGCAACTGGGAGTCCCCGAGGACACCAGTTCCAGCATCCCCTCGGTTGTGGGCACCATCCTCCGCGCCTTGCTGGGCACCACAGTGGCACGGCTCTTCCTCCACAGCACGGAGCGGGTGCTGGATATGTCCCAGCGGTGGCTGAACCGTTACCAGCCCCCGGGTGAGAGGCAGGCGG GGGACGAGGCTGCGGCGGGGCTGAATTTGGTCTCGGCAGGGATTCTCCGGCACAGCCGCCTCCTTCCCCTCGGCTCCCTCTCCAGTGACGCCAGGAGCCGAGCCGTGGCCTTGGTGCAGCAGCTCCGGCAGAAGCAGCTGGACGCTCCTCACCGACGTGCCCAGCTCCGGCACATCCTCGACGTG CTGGAAGCCATGCAGCAAAGCTCGGAGCACAACAGCCAGGAGACGCGGCTGTGCGGGAACCAGGCACGGGCACATCCCTATCCACCCCCTGCCTCTCCCGGCACCCGGGCGACGCCGGCCGAGGGGTGCCGGACCCCCGCGACGTTGCCAGGGCAGGCGCTGGCCGTGGGTCGGATGCTGGCGCAGGAGCTGCGGGATGCTTGGGTGCAGCTGCGGGCTCAGGTcgggcagctgccagccctgctgcagcaggcagcgtGGCGAGCCCGGCGCGGCGTGGCCGAGCTCCACGGCGCTTTCAGCCGGGCCGAGTCCCTCTGGGAGCTTCTGGGGACCGTGGTGGCCCGAGGACGCGACGTGGTGGCCCGGGTCTGGGAGGCGCTGGCGGCGGTGCCGTGGCTGGAGGATGTCGCCGAGGCTGCCGGCACAGCGGTACCGCGCACCGCCCCGCCGCACCCCCAAACCTAG